Genomic window (Streptomyces cadmiisoli):
TGGCCGGTGAAGAGGTTCCGGTCCACCACTGTGTAGGGCTTCCACATCTCGCCTTTGGTGAAGTCAACGCCCATGTCGATGAGCTCGGACTCCACCGTCCACCGTGCGCGCTTGGCGAGGCCGACGGCTTCCTCCTCCTCATTGGTGAACGCCGTGACCCGGTAGCCCGCGAACGGGGACTCGCCGTGGATCCTTGTCGCCAGCATTGCCGCGGGGGCGTGACAGACGACCGCGAGGGGCTTGCCCGAAGCGAGCGCCGCGGTCAACAGCCGGCCGGCGTCGGGGTCGACGCACAGGTCCTCCATGGGCCCATGGCCGCCAGGGAAGTAGACGGCGTCATAGTCCTCCAGACGGGCGTTCGCCAGGTGGATCGGTCGCCGCATCACTTCCGCAGAGCGGATGATCTCCTCGAGGTCGAGGGCGATCTGCGCGCTGCCGGCCATGTCGGGACGCAGGCTCATCATGTCCACGGTCGGAACCACGGCATTGGGAGTGGCCACCGTGATCTCGTGGCCGGCTCCGCTGAGTGCCTTGTACGGGGCCGCGAATTCCTCCGCCCAGTAACCCGTGGCGTGCCTGGTGCCGTCCTTGAGCGTCCAGTACGTCGCCCCGGTCATCACGAAGAGCAGCTTCGCCATCGGTCCATCGCCTTCCTGTCCGTATTTGACACAGTTAGTGGCCTTTTAACTTCGAGGATGATGCGTCCAGGGCGGGTCCGCCATGCATGGGCTGCGCGTGGCAGCGGATGCCGGTTGACCTGCGTGTTCCTTGAGAGGCGCGGCTTCGGCGCCGAGGTCGCCGGCAAATGGGGGATCGGCCGTGATCCAGCCCCGCGACGTTGGCAGCGTGCTGCTGGCGGTCCCGGCCCGTCGCTTTGGCTTGGCCGTAGGTGCGGGCGGCCGTTGTGGTCCTGGGTCGTCCGACCTGGCGCATTCGAATCGCGGGGAAGAGCGCTTGGCCGGCTGGGCGCCGCCCGCGTGGATCGGTCACCGTGACCCTTGCGCAGGTGTCCGGTATCCGGCGGTGAAACGCTCAGCGACGTGCTGTGGGCGATGGAATGCTTCCGGTCGGGCGCTCGGCGTCAGTCTTGGGTGTTGCCCCGTTCGGGTGGGTGAGTCGGTGCACCAGCCAGAGCCGTCTTCCGGCGCGTGGACGTCGGCGCGTTGCCAAGGGCGACTTCTTCGAGGGTGACGACGTAGGTGAGCGTGGCGTGGGCTGAGGAGCCCCTGCGCTCTTGCTGCACCTGGTAACTTCTACAGTGGTGTAGAAGTTGGGTTGGTCCGGGCCGTTACCGCCTTTCGGCTCGGGCGGCCCTTGAGACACGTATGGAGTTGGCATGGCCCTGTGGGACCGCATCAAGGAGTCCGCATCGACGATGCAGACCCAGCTGGTGACGAAGAAGAACGACCTGAGGAGTGGTGCCTTCCGCGACGCGAGTATGGCGATGTGCGCGCTGGTGGCCGCCGCGGACGGCACGATCGACGCCACTGAGCGGCGGCGCGTGGCGCAGCTGATCGCCACCAATGAGGTACTGCAGAACTTCGACGCCATGGACCTGCAGCGCCGCTTCGAGGACAACCTGAACAAGCTGACGGCGGACTTCGACTTCGGCAAGGTCAGTGTGCTGCAGGAGATCGCCAAGGCGAAGAAGAAGCCGGCGGAGGCGCGGGCTGTCATCCAGATCGGCATTGTCATCGGGGGCGCGGACGGGGACTTCGACAAGACGGAGCAGGCCCTTGTCCGCGAGGCGTGCTTCACCCTCGACCTGCCGCCTCACGAGTTCGACCTCTAGGCCCCGGAAGGCGTAGGGGAAGGGACGGGCATGGAGATCTCCGGGGTCATCAGTGCCATCGTGATCGGCGTCATCATCGGCGCGCTGGGAAGGCTGGTTCTGCCGGGCCGTCAGCGGATCGGAGTGCTGCGGACGATCGGCGTCGGCATTGCCGCAGCCTTTGTCGGCACCGGCATCGCAGCGGGTCTGGGGGTGGCGGACACACAGGGCGTCGACTGGATCGAATGGCTCGTCCAGATCGGGCTCGCAACTGCGGGCGTGGCCGCTCTCGAACGCTTCAGGTCCCGTCACTGATGTAGCGGCCGCAGTGGGGTGCCCGTGGGTGGGCGGGCTCAGCGTTCTCCTGCCCTCGCGTCGCGGGTGCCGGCTCCATCGAGGTGTCCGCGTGCAGGATGACGGGCAGCGTGACGGCCGAGATTTCCGAGGGCACCGCCGTCATGGCGGTGCCTGCGGCGGCTGTCCGAGCGGCTGTGCCCACCGTGGTGCAGACCGGGGACGAGCCCCGTCCCTCGGGAGCCGGCCCGAAACG
Coding sequences:
- a CDS encoding type 1 glutamine amidotransferase domain-containing protein; its protein translation is MAKLLFVMTGATYWTLKDGTRHATGYWAEEFAAPYKALSGAGHEITVATPNAVVPTVDMMSLRPDMAGSAQIALDLEEIIRSAEVMRRPIHLANARLEDYDAVYFPGGHGPMEDLCVDPDAGRLLTAALASGKPLAVVCHAPAAMLATRIHGESPFAGYRVTAFTNEEEEAVGLAKRARWTVESELIDMGVDFTKGEMWKPYTVVDRNLFTGQNPASAAVLAERLLAAL
- a CDS encoding GlsB/YeaQ/YmgE family stress response membrane protein, giving the protein MEISGVISAIVIGVIIGALGRLVLPGRQRIGVLRTIGVGIAAAFVGTGIAAGLGVADTQGVDWIEWLVQIGLATAGVAALERFRSRH
- a CDS encoding tellurite resistance TerB family protein: MALWDRIKESASTMQTQLVTKKNDLRSGAFRDASMAMCALVAAADGTIDATERRRVAQLIATNEVLQNFDAMDLQRRFEDNLNKLTADFDFGKVSVLQEIAKAKKKPAEARAVIQIGIVIGGADGDFDKTEQALVREACFTLDLPPHEFDL